Below is a genomic region from Bacillus mycoides.
ATCTACTCCATCCTTTGCCCCTTCTCGAAGAAATGTATTACTAAGCCCTAAATCTGTAAAAAATAACATTACAAACGTAAATGCTATCGCAACACTAAACATCCCGTAATTTTGTGCATTAAAAAAGTTGGCTAAAGCAATTAAGCTAATGGCTTGAAGAAGATTAGCTAAAATCGTACTATAAAATAGATGTACAATATTGTTTAGAATGGATCTACCCATACCAGTTCTCCTTTGCATGTAACCTACTTATATTTGTTGTGTATTAATTTAATATTTACATAAAACTATATTTACTATGTTTTTTATCTTGCGCCATTCCCATTCAATACAATAAAAACTGTCTTACATAAAATACGAATATCCATTCTAATCGTCTTCACTTCAATATATTCCATATCCAATTCCAACTTTTCTTTCGGATCAAGATTATATCCTCCATTTATTTGTGCCCACCCTGTTAACCCTGGTTTTACTAATAAACGGTGCCTGAATTCTGGAATATTAACTTCGAATTTTTCATAAAAATACTCTCTCTCTGGCCTAGGACCAACAAAAGACATATCACCTTTTAAAATATTTATAAGTTGTGGTAATTCATCCATTCTCGTTTTTCTTATAAACAATCCAACCTTTGTAATTCTCGGATCATTTTCATTTGCCCATTGTGGTCCGTTCTTTTCAGCATCGCTAACCATCGATCTTAATTTAAATAAATAAAATCTCTTTCCATTGATTCCTAAACGCTCTTGAAAATAGATTGGAGCCCCTGATGTTTCTAAAGCAATCAAAATACAAAAAAACAACATAATTGGTATCGTAAAAAGTAACAATATGAGTGAAAATATAATATCAAACAAGCGTTTTACACTTCGATTCAAAACCTTATCCTTTTCTTGAGCCGGAATAGCATACAACTTAGCTTGATTTGTTTCACGAATCATGGATCGTTACCCCCAAATTCAAGAATATAAAACTATACCTAGCAATTCACATTCTTTCCTCTTTATGTCCGCTATTACTTTTTTCACTGTACGCAGCGAATCTTTTCGTTTTTTGACTGCCAAAATTACTCCATCACATTTCTCCGCAATAATATACGTAGCAGGAAGCTCAAATACTTCGGATGAATAAAAGAAAATATAATCAAAGTCTACTTTCCACTTGTCTATTACATTATCAAATTCATCCATAGCAACTAAGGGCGTCCCAGTATGTACATTTTTTTTTGCGGGAATACAATATAAATATTCAGAAAAAGAACTAGAAAAAGATTCATAATTTAAGGCGGAAGAGCTTAATATATCGTTTACTGTTGTCATATGGTTGCTGTGTAATAGTAGATGGAGTTTAGGATCAGAAAAATTCATATCGACAAGTAATACTTTTTTTTTCATTTCCGCAAAAACTAATCCCATATTTACTATAAGTGAAGCAACAACACCTCTATCCTTCGTTGAGCTAACTGTGAATACTCGTTTTCCTGATTTTTTCAATTCATGATATATAGTATAAAATTGCTCTTTCATCAGAGCATCATGCGGATCGAATGGCAGCTTTTTCTTTGTCTTAAACATCGACATGTTCACCTCGATATATAGATGATTGCTTATCAACCTCTGTAGGTTTCTTTTTTCTTTTCGGTTTCATATTTATATGACCAATAACAGAGACTGTCGTTATTTTCTCTAAATCCTGTTCCACGTATATACGTTCATCAAAATAATCTCGAAATACAGCTAAACCTACACCAACAAAAAAACTAACAATTAAAGAGATAGGAATGATAAGTTGAAATTTCGGAAACAGCTTTTCAGCTTCTTCCTGTAACTCTCG
It encodes:
- a CDS encoding sugar transferase — encoded protein: MIRETNQAKLYAIPAQEKDKVLNRSVKRLFDIIFSLILLLFTIPIMLFFCILIALETSGAPIYFQERLGINGKRFYLFKLRSMVSDAEKNGPQWANENDPRITKVGLFIRKTRMDELPQLINILKGDMSFVGPRPEREYFYEKFEVNIPEFRHRLLVKPGLTGWAQINGGYNLDPKEKLELDMEYIEVKTIRMDIRILCKTVFIVLNGNGAR
- a CDS encoding CpsD/CapB family tyrosine-protein kinase, whose product is MSMFKTKKKLPFDPHDALMKEQFYTIYHELKKSGKRVFTVSSTKDRGVVASLIVNMGLVFAEMKKKVLLVDMNFSDPKLHLLLHSNHMTTVNDILSSSALNYESFSSSFSEYLYCIPAKKNVHTGTPLVAMDEFDNVIDKWKVDFDYIFFYSSEVFELPATYIIAEKCDGVILAVKKRKDSLRTVKKVIADIKRKECELLGIVLYS